ATATGCGGGTATGGTATGGAGATTCTGGAAATAATAGAACGGATCTCATCTCTTAAATCGTGCATTTTGATAGTCGTTATACCTAAAAACAGGATCTCAAATTATAAAAAACTTTTAAACAACGGTGCGTTTGATATACTGCAAAAACCTTTAAAACAGCATTTTGTAGAGGCATCTATTAAAAGGGCTTATGATGTCATAAATCTATACAGAGAACTGAAAGCGATCTCATCATTGAACAATAGTAACAGGGATTCGCGTGTACAGGTTGATGTGTTGGAGAAAGAAATAGAGGAGCTTGGGATTGATGAACTTGTAAAGAAAAAACTTTCACATCTATTCTCAAGGCATTCGAACATAAAACTTACCGGTTTGTATTCTCTCGGCATGCCGCTTGTTGAAAAGGCATTTATAGAAACAGCTTTAAAAGCAGCAAAAAATAATCAGGTAATGGCTTCAAGAATACTCGGAATAAATAGGAATACGTTAAAAACAAAGATGACAAAACTTAGCATAAATAAACAATGAGCAGAAACGCACTTATTATTGCTGGTTTTGATCCGGTTGCAGGTGCAGGGCTGTTAATGGATATTAAGGTATTAACATCGGCCGGCATTCATGCGTCCGCCATACCCACCGCACTTGTAATAGAAAACACAGACGTTGTGAAAGATGTAGTTCCTATAAAAACCCATACAATCAAAAAACTGATTGACATAAGTTTATCAAATACAAAGATGCACGGCATGAAAATCGGCATGCTTTATTCAAAAGAAAACATAAATCTGGTTAAAGATGTCATTAATACGTATAAACTAAAAAATGTTGTGCTTGATCCTGTACTTGTATCATCAAGCGGCAGTAAATTATTAAACTATGATGCATTAAAGTCACTTTATGCACTTATACCTTTATGTTCGATAATAACTCCCAATATTCATGAGGCAAAGATTATTACGAAAATCAACATCGAGAGAATGAAAAAGATGACATGATAAGGGCAGGCAAATATTTTCTGAATCAGGGTGTACCTGCTGTTGTAATAAAGGGGGGGCATTTTATCCTGAAGGCCACGGATCTTTATATGGATAAAAAACAGCATATTTTTTTAAAAGCAAATGCAATAAATAAAGATGTCCACGGCACTGGTTGCATATTCTCGTCAGCAATCACTGCTTATCTGATAAAGGGTTACGACACAATGGAGGCAGTAAAAAATGCAAAGTTACTTACGTCACGGTATATAAAAGGCAGCTACAAGCTTTCCTATAACTTTAAAAGGTACGTTGGAAGAGCATTGTAGGAGGATACCGCCCGCCTTTTTTGAAATGCATATTTTGGGTTATTGAACCGCTATGACATAAGCCGGCGGCTCTATCACTGCATTAAGAATGCAAGTGTGATTCATTTTTACCTTCGTTAACTTTTGGCTTGCCCGAATATGATTGTTATGATATTCAAATGAAGAGGTGAATTTTCAATGAATAGATTGTCATTTATAATAACTATTCTGATATTGATGCTGCCTGTCCAGGCTTTCCCAATGGGTATACTCGGCGGTAAGACAGAACGTATACCAATGCCGGCAAAAAATCTTAGCTTTACTGTTGTAGATAAGCTTGGGGTTAGAACATCGGTTGAGCACGGCAGTATAGACGGGAAAGATTATCTATCGGGCTACAACGGGTTAATACTTAATATTGTACCTCTCAGCAATATTACATCAATAGATTTTACAAATGCCGCGCACACCCCTTCAGGGGTTATGCTTAAAGTGGATAAGCATCCTGTTATCGCAATTGTACATTTTAAAGATGATAAAACCCTTAGCCTTACCGTGAGCGGCTTATGGATGTGTTATGGTATGACGCCTTACGGCTCTATTCAGGTAAACTTAGAATCAATAGATGCTGTTGATAATGTAAAACTTATAAAAAAATAGCTTCTACTTAACCTTGACCCCTACAGCGGAGAACAGGCTGTTTGTATCCACATGTTTACTTATAAGTTCATAACCTTTTTTAACCTGATCCTCCCTTGCCACCCGTATTTTTCCTATTATAGATTCAATCCTTGATATGGTTGTAAGTGTATCGTATTTTACATGCATTATCGGCACTCCCATTGCCTTTGCCCTGCCGAGTACGATTTCATTGGGCAATATGTCTCCTGTAAGGATAAGGCATTTTGTAGATGTTTCCAGAGCTGCTATAATTATATCTGCTCTGTTTGCGCCTGTTATAACTGCCTTGTTTTTACTTTTTATGAAGTTCTTTAATGCATTTTCCACGTCCATGGCTCCGACAACAAGATTCTCAATTAATTCATCTAACTTATCATGGCCTGAAAGCATCTCACCGCCTACTGTATCCATGATTTGTCTGATAGAAACAGACTCGATCAAGGGCTCTCTCGGTATTACGCCAAATACCTTTATCCCTTTTCCCTCAAGATAATGAACTACCGTCCTTCCGACAAATTCTATATCATCAGCCGTTACCCTGTTGATAATAACACCTGCAAGCCTATTCCCGAGCAGCTCCTTTGCGGATAGTATGCAATCAATGCAAACCTCGTCTCTATAAGGATCAATAAGAACTGTCTGGATATTTAAGGATTTTATAACTATGAGATCGCTGATCTTCATAGAAAGACCCTCATAAAGATTTTGAGCACCGCTTATAATCATTACATCCTTGCCGTTAGAAAGGGTTTCATAGGCAGATCTAAATAGCCGCATGCCGTCAAAATCCTTTCCTTTAAGAACGGATGAGAGCAGATCATGCGTTACAACAACAGGGGTCATTTTATCAATAGGGTCTGGAATCCCAAGCATACTTCTTACAAATGCAGTATCTATATCATAAAGTGCTGCGCCGGTTCCTGCCACCGATTTGCCTATAATTCTCATATAACCCACTTTATTATGATGCGATTGAAGTATCTTACCGAGAATTATTGATAAGAGGGTTTTACCCGAATAGCTGTTTGTAGAACTTATAAAAAAGGGAACCATAAAAGCCTCCTTAATATTTTATTGCAATTCTGGCATCTATTGCTATTGCACCTTCACCCTCACCCTGGACAAGCAGTGGATTTACATCCATTTCCACTATTTCAGGATTATCGGTCACAAGCTGTGATAACCTCAATATTGCCTCTGCAATCGCATTAATATCCCGTTTCTTCTCACCCCTGACCCCCTGCAGCAAAGGAAATGATCTTATCTCTCTTATCATATCCTGAACCTCTGCCTCGGCAACCGGCGCTACTCTGAATGAAACGTCCTTTAACACTTCAACATATATGCCCCCAAGTCCAAACATCATTAGTGGACCAAA
This genomic interval from Deltaproteobacteria bacterium contains the following:
- a CDS encoding phosphotransacetylase family protein; translation: MVPFFISSTNSYSGKTLLSIILGKILQSHHNKVGYMRIIGKSVAGTGAALYDIDTAFVRSMLGIPDPIDKMTPVVVTHDLLSSVLKGKDFDGMRLFRSAYETLSNGKDVMIISGAQNLYEGLSMKISDLIVIKSLNIQTVLIDPYRDEVCIDCILSAKELLGNRLAGVIINRVTADDIEFVGRTVVHYLEGKGIKVFGVIPREPLIESVSIRQIMDTVGGEMLSGHDKLDELIENLVVGAMDVENALKNFIKSKNKAVITGANRADIIIAALETSTKCLILTGDILPNEIVLGRAKAMGVPIMHVKYDTLTTISRIESIIGKIRVAREDQVKKGYELISKHVDTNSLFSAVGVKVK